Proteins from a genomic interval of Nautilia sp. PV-1:
- a CDS encoding ribonucleoside-diphosphate reductase subunit alpha yields the protein MTVIKRNGRREPLDISKIRKYTKAACEGLEGVDYTELELDAKLQFRDGITTAEIQDTLIKTAVDKIDIDRPNWNYVAARLFLYDLYHRVTGFTGYNHLKDYFQKGEEAGRILLGLKEKFDLEDLNAYIKPERDLQFTYLGIKTLYDRYIIKNRNGEPIELPQQLFMGVAMFLAQNETNYESIPEYERAGIPNDPKAVRGYWAKKFYDVISKFEVMVATPTLSNARTTRHQLSSCYVGSMNDNIEGIFDDFKEMALLSKFGGGIGWDVSRIRALGSFIDNHKNAAGGVIPWLKITNDIAIAVDQLGTRKGAIAVYLEPWHMDILDFLDLKKNSGEERRRAHDLFPALWISDLFMKRVEKDELWTLFDPYEVKDLTDLYGEEFEKKYIEYENDPNISKETIKAKELWKKILLEYYETGNPFLCFKDNANRRNQNDHAGIIRSSNLCTEIFQNTEPNHYKVKVTFEDGSFNMYDEEEDVTVEHGDVKLTKKAKKITSIDAINGKQVYIVEKVPVEGKTAVCNLASVNLSKVNTPEKIKEVVPIAIRMLDNVIDLNYYPVRKTKDTNLKNRAIGLGAMGEAQMLAEKQIFWGSDEHLKLIDEVFEGISYWAIKTSAELSEEKGIYPEFEGSRWSKGLLPIDSASEEAKRLVERDLFSAMQYDWEGLREQVKKGMRNGYLMAIAPTSSISILTGTTQTIEPVYKRKWYEENLSGLIPVVVPNLSAETYMFYTPAYELEQTVLVKAAAIRQKWIDQGQSLNIFITTDRASGRYLNEIYTLGWKLGLKSFYYLRSQSPEVKEEVMDRSIECFGCQ from the coding sequence ATTACAGTTATTAAAAGAAACGGCAGAAGAGAACCGCTAGATATTTCCAAAATCAGAAAATATACAAAAGCGGCCTGCGAAGGTTTAGAGGGGGTGGATTATACGGAACTTGAACTTGATGCGAAACTTCAGTTCAGAGACGGTATTACAACTGCTGAAATTCAAGATACTCTTATTAAAACGGCGGTTGATAAAATAGACATAGATAGACCGAACTGGAATTATGTTGCGGCAAGGCTGTTTTTGTATGATTTGTATCACAGGGTGACAGGGTTTACCGGATATAATCATTTAAAAGATTATTTCCAAAAAGGAGAGGAAGCCGGGAGAATTCTGCTCGGTCTAAAAGAAAAATTCGATCTTGAAGACTTAAACGCATACATTAAGCCTGAAAGAGATCTTCAGTTTACGTATCTCGGAATTAAAACTCTTTATGACAGATATATTATTAAAAACAGAAACGGCGAGCCGATTGAGCTTCCGCAGCAGCTTTTTATGGGTGTTGCGATGTTTTTGGCACAGAATGAGACAAATTACGAATCTATTCCGGAATATGAAAGAGCCGGTATTCCGAACGATCCGAAAGCCGTAAGAGGATACTGGGCTAAAAAATTTTACGATGTGATAAGCAAATTCGAAGTAATGGTGGCGACTCCTACGCTCAGCAACGCCAGAACCACAAGACATCAGCTCAGCAGCTGCTATGTCGGAAGCATGAACGACAATATCGAAGGTATTTTCGACGATTTTAAAGAGATGGCTCTTTTAAGCAAATTCGGCGGCGGTATCGGATGGGACGTAAGCAGAATCAGGGCTCTGGGAAGCTTTATCGATAACCACAAAAATGCGGCCGGAGGAGTTATTCCTTGGCTTAAAATTACAAACGACATCGCTATTGCGGTTGACCAGCTGGGAACCCGTAAAGGTGCGATTGCCGTATATCTCGAGCCTTGGCATATGGATATATTGGACTTTCTTGATCTTAAGAAAAACAGCGGAGAAGAAAGAAGAAGAGCGCATGACCTTTTCCCTGCTTTATGGATAAGCGATCTGTTTATGAAAAGAGTTGAAAAAGATGAACTCTGGACGCTTTTTGACCCTTATGAAGTAAAAGATCTGACGGATCTTTACGGTGAAGAGTTTGAAAAAAAATATATAGAATACGAAAACGATCCTAATATTTCAAAAGAAACGATAAAAGCCAAAGAACTTTGGAAAAAAATACTTCTTGAATATTACGAAACGGGAAATCCTTTCCTTTGTTTTAAAGACAATGCCAACAGAAGAAACCAAAACGACCACGCAGGAATTATCAGAAGCTCAAATCTTTGTACGGAAATTTTCCAAAACACGGAGCCTAACCATTATAAAGTGAAAGTTACGTTTGAAGACGGAAGTTTTAATATGTATGACGAGGAAGAAGACGTAACAGTAGAACACGGGGACGTAAAACTTACTAAAAAAGCTAAAAAAATTACGTCAATCGACGCAATCAACGGCAAACAGGTATATATTGTAGAAAAAGTGCCGGTAGAAGGCAAAACGGCTGTTTGTAACCTTGCAAGCGTAAATTTGAGCAAAGTAAACACGCCTGAAAAAATCAAAGAGGTCGTTCCTATTGCTATAAGAATGCTTGATAACGTAATAGACCTTAACTATTATCCTGTAAGAAAAACGAAAGATACGAACCTTAAAAACAGAGCAATAGGGCTCGGTGCCATGGGTGAAGCGCAGATGCTGGCGGAAAAACAGATTTTCTGGGGAAGCGACGAACATCTCAAACTGATTGACGAAGTGTTTGAAGGCATCAGCTACTGGGCTATTAAAACCAGCGCGGAGCTTTCCGAAGAAAAAGGCATTTATCCTGAATTTGAAGGAAGCAGATGGTCAAAAGGGCTTCTTCCGATAGACAGTGCCAGCGAAGAGGCTAAAAGACTTGTCGAAAGAGATCTGTTCAGCGCAATGCAGTATGACTGGGAAGGGTTGAGAGAACAGGTTAAAAAAGGAATGAGAAACGGATACCTGATGGCTATTGCGCCTACAAGTTCTATTTCAATTTTAACCGGAACGACTCAGACGATAGAGCCTGTATATAAAAGAAAATGGTACGAAGAAAACTTGAGCGGTCTTATTCCGGTGGTTGTGCCGAATTTATCTGCAGAGACGTATATGTTCTATACGCCGGCGTATGAACTTGAACAGACGGTATTGGTTAAAGCAGCGGCTATCAGACAGAAATGGATAGACCAGGGGCAGAGTCTTAATATATTCATTACAACGGATAGGGCGAGCGGAAGATATCTCAATGAAATCTATACGCTGGGATGGAAACTGGGTCTAAAGAGTTTTTATTATTTAAGAAGCCAGTCTCCTGAAGTTAAAGAGGAGGTTATGGACAGAAGTATAGAATGCTTCGGCTGTCAGTAA
- a CDS encoding glycoside hydrolase family 5 protein: MLRLSVILFFLFSFSFSYSPKDYQKKLGVGINVNWALFKKIEKRFCLSDIDSFKKRGFNSVRIRFDDNVDLKRLDKIINRCLKDGLIPVLSYSGRNFRLNPQKYENQAVHIWEIIAKRYKNEPYELSYDLLIEPNKKIKKHNNILNGFYKKAVKNIRRIDKKRILFLAPNHISNPYWLNRLYIPKNDGYIMIEWHFYAAGPKRALDDAMKRDILNKIKYAKNWCESHGLYSWVGAWMPGNYNHGNTVEIKEQIKFAEFLSCALRKNSIPYAVNAGAKFYDYKTHMWIKKYQKVLNAFLFPECK, translated from the coding sequence ATGCTTCGGCTGTCAGTAATCTTATTTTTTTTATTTTCTTTTTCCTTTTCTTATTCTCCTAAAGATTATCAAAAAAAGCTCGGTGTCGGAATTAACGTAAACTGGGCGCTTTTTAAAAAAATAGAAAAACGTTTTTGTTTAAGCGATATAGACTCTTTTAAAAAAAGAGGGTTTAACAGTGTCAGAATCAGATTTGACGATAACGTCGATTTGAAAAGACTTGATAAAATCATAAACAGATGTTTAAAAGACGGGCTTATTCCCGTTTTGTCATACAGCGGCAGAAATTTCAGATTAAATCCTCAAAAATACGAAAATCAGGCTGTTCATATCTGGGAGATAATAGCCAAAAGATATAAAAACGAGCCTTATGAATTGAGCTACGATCTGCTGATAGAACCGAATAAAAAAATAAAAAAACATAATAATATACTTAACGGTTTTTATAAAAAAGCAGTAAAAAACATCAGAAGAATAGATAAAAAAAGGATTCTGTTTTTAGCACCCAACCATATCAGCAATCCTTACTGGCTCAACAGACTTTATATTCCGAAAAATGACGGATATATAATGATCGAATGGCATTTTTATGCGGCGGGCCCTAAAAGGGCTTTGGACGATGCCATGAAAAGAGATATTTTAAATAAAATAAAATATGCAAAAAACTGGTGTGAATCCCACGGACTGTATTCATGGGTCGGAGCATGGATGCCGGGCAATTACAACCACGGCAATACGGTTGAGATAAAGGAACAGATAAAATTTGCCGAATTTCTCAGCTGTGCTCTTAGAAAAAACTCTATTCCTTATGCCGTTAATGCCGGAGCTAAATTTTATGATTATAAAACACATATGTGGATTAAGAAATATCAAAAAGTGCTAAACGCATTCTTGTTTCCTGAGTGTAAATAG
- a CDS encoding ribonucleotide-diphosphate reductase subunit beta: MQIKKLFNYDCPLHKGSTTSIINGCTEGIINLNKLSYPWAYNLWEMMLANTWFPREVDLTEDARQYRQLLPAEKRMYDKALSQLIFMDSIQTNNTPDHVNPWITAPEVNMCIVRQAYEEALHSQSYAVMVDSISLNTDEIYEMWRVDNNLRKKNEFIGNVYEEWGTKALNGDDEAKVYMIVANQCLEGVYFYNGFAAFYVLARAGKMLGSAQMIRFIQRDEVTHTLLFANIFKEIKKEFPDLFTPEVIKNIKDMLFAAYELERDWGWYITNDEILGMSKELIDRFTQYLANKRAQAMGLDLLFPEVGLKNPISWFDGFSSFNEQKTNFFEGNVVNYSKGSLNLDDF; the protein is encoded by the coding sequence ATGCAAATTAAAAAGCTTTTCAATTACGACTGCCCTTTACATAAAGGTTCTACTACATCGATAATTAACGGATGTACGGAAGGGATAATTAATCTTAATAAACTTAGTTATCCGTGGGCGTATAATTTATGGGAAATGATGCTTGCAAACACATGGTTTCCGAGAGAAGTGGATTTAACCGAAGACGCAAGACAGTACAGACAGCTTTTGCCGGCTGAGAAAAGAATGTATGATAAGGCTTTAAGCCAGCTTATTTTTATGGATTCTATCCAGACAAATAATACTCCGGACCACGTAAATCCATGGATTACGGCGCCGGAAGTAAATATGTGCATAGTAAGACAGGCGTATGAAGAGGCTCTTCATTCACAAAGCTACGCAGTTATGGTTGACAGTATTTCTCTTAATACGGATGAAATTTATGAAATGTGGAGAGTCGACAATAATCTAAGAAAGAAAAACGAATTTATCGGAAATGTTTATGAAGAGTGGGGCACAAAAGCGCTTAACGGAGATGATGAAGCTAAAGTTTATATGATTGTGGCTAACCAGTGCCTTGAAGGTGTTTATTTTTATAACGGTTTTGCGGCGTTTTACGTGCTTGCAAGAGCCGGTAAAATGCTTGGAAGCGCACAGATGATCAGATTTATTCAAAGAGATGAAGTGACTCATACGCTTTTATTTGCAAACATCTTTAAAGAAATTAAAAAAGAATTTCCGGATCTTTTCACTCCTGAAGTTATAAAAAACATTAAAGATATGCTTTTTGCAGCGTACGAACTTGAAAGAGACTGGGGATGGTATATCACAAATGACGAGATTTTGGGTATGAGCAAAGAACTTATTGACAGATTTACACAATATCTGGCAAATAAAAGGGCACAGGCTATGGGGCTTGATCTGCTGTTCCCTGAAGTGGGACTTAAAAATCCTATCAGCTGGTTTGACGGATTCTCAAGTTTTAACGAGCAAAAAACAAACTTCTTCGAAGGAAATGTGGTTAACTACTCCAAAGGAAGCCTTAACCTTGATGATTTTTAA
- a CDS encoding secondary thiamine-phosphate synthase enzyme YjbQ — protein MIFKQKEITVKAPKRGFFVITDKILSSINISDINVGMMNLFLKHTSASLTINENVSPDVRVDMENISNNLIPDGYHYEHSLEGKDDMPAHFKSSMFGVSLNIPITDGKLNLGTWQGIYLNEHRDYPSSRKIVITVYGQ, from the coding sequence ATGATTTTTAAGCAAAAAGAGATTACTGTAAAAGCTCCGAAAAGGGGCTTTTTCGTAATTACAGACAAAATTCTCTCTTCAATCAATATTTCGGATATAAATGTCGGAATGATGAATCTTTTTTTAAAACACACTTCAGCTTCCCTTACAATAAATGAAAATGTTTCACCCGATGTCAGGGTGGATATGGAAAATATATCCAATAATTTAATTCCCGACGGATATCATTACGAACACTCCCTTGAAGGGAAAGACGATATGCCGGCACATTTTAAATCTTCAATGTTCGGAGTCAGTCTGAACATTCCGATTACAGACGGAAAACTTAATCTAGGGACCTGGCAGGGAATATATCTTAACGAACACAGGGACTATCCAAGCAGCAGAAAAATAGTAATTACGGTATACGGTCAGTAA
- a CDS encoding SIMPL domain-containing protein produces the protein MKKLIIFLSGILFAYTITNTKTYYQNIQPSTLKANLEVIITHKSLNGLINLLHKNVNRLKTLCQNTVYSFNPVYKYINKKEVFVDYKAYINAECLFKTSEIKKFSALMNNLQKAKVKLTSLNFTVTDNERKSIINTLKTKAYTDIQKETKNLSKKLNQKCFVTDVKIFTPYQKSAGFYTMKAYSALPVPKQNKKISIKADYKIECY, from the coding sequence ATGAAAAAGCTGATTATTTTCTTAAGCGGTATATTGTTCGCATACACAATTACAAACACCAAAACATATTATCAGAACATACAACCTTCAACACTGAAAGCAAATCTGGAAGTGATAATCACACACAAAAGCTTAAACGGTTTAATAAACCTACTTCATAAAAACGTTAACAGACTTAAAACCTTATGTCAAAATACTGTATATTCTTTTAATCCGGTGTATAAATACATTAATAAAAAAGAAGTCTTCGTAGATTATAAAGCCTATATAAATGCCGAGTGTCTGTTCAAAACATCCGAAATTAAAAAATTCTCAGCACTCATGAACAATCTGCAAAAAGCAAAAGTAAAACTTACATCTCTGAATTTCACAGTGACCGACAATGAAAGAAAATCTATAATCAATACTTTAAAAACAAAAGCTTATACGGATATTCAAAAAGAAACAAAAAATCTTTCAAAAAAACTGAATCAAAAATGTTTTGTAACGGATGTAAAAATATTCACACCTTATCAAAAGTCAGCCGGATTTTATACCATGAAAGCCTATTCCGCACTTCCGGTACCTAAACAGAACAAAAAAATATCAATAAAAGCAGATTATAAAATAGAGTGTTACTGA
- a CDS encoding flavin reductase family protein has translation MILDFTKTDSKEIYKLMAGNIIPRPVAWIVTENKGKINVAPFSYFTGISSKPPLLMVSIGRKKPDIDEPKDTYKNIRETKKATVCLVPVELYEKMDKTGEVLPFGVNEAEKFEIMLERIDENFPPIVKGCKRAFLTELYGTFENEEMATVPFFLKIHKMYIDGDFEPVARVGRGYAKLTEIKN, from the coding sequence ATGATTTTGGATTTTACTAAAACCGACAGCAAAGAAATATACAAACTTATGGCCGGAAATATCATCCCAAGACCGGTTGCCTGGATTGTGACTGAGAATAAAGGTAAAATAAACGTAGCTCCTTTTAGCTATTTTACGGGTATTTCAAGCAAACCTCCTCTTTTGATGGTAAGTATTGGAAGAAAAAAGCCTGATATTGACGAGCCGAAAGATACATACAAAAACATAAGAGAAACAAAAAAAGCGACTGTTTGTCTTGTGCCTGTCGAACTGTATGAAAAAATGGACAAAACCGGAGAAGTTCTGCCGTTCGGTGTAAATGAAGCGGAGAAATTCGAAATTATGCTTGAAAGAATAGATGAAAACTTTCCTCCTATTGTGAAGGGCTGTAAGAGGGCATTTTTGACAGAACTTTACGGAACTTTTGAAAATGAAGAAATGGCTACAGTTCCTTTCTTTTTAAAAATTCACAAAATGTACATAGACGGAGATTTTGAACCGGTTGCGAGAGTCGGAAGAGGATATGCGAAACTAACAGAAATTAAAAATTAA
- a CDS encoding fumarylacetoacetate hydrolase family protein produces MNNKIVCVGRNYVEHVKELNNEMPSEPVYFMKPFSSISNEIKLPEYSSMHYEGEICFLIGDTLKVGFGFDFTLREVQSELKKKGLPWERAKAFKGAAVFSDFVEFENIDDLGLEVYKNGELIQKAGVELMMYKPEFLFEDIERIFGLNEGDIVMTGTPKGVGIVNAGDEFEGKILEDGKVLVSKKWTVK; encoded by the coding sequence ATGAATAATAAAATCGTATGTGTGGGAAGAAATTACGTAGAACATGTGAAAGAGCTTAATAACGAAATGCCGAGTGAGCCTGTATATTTTATGAAACCTTTTAGCAGTATCAGTAATGAAATTAAACTTCCTGAATATTCTTCTATGCATTATGAGGGTGAAATATGTTTTTTAATTGGCGATACGCTTAAAGTCGGATTCGGGTTTGATTTCACTCTTCGTGAAGTGCAGAGTGAACTCAAGAAAAAAGGACTGCCTTGGGAGAGAGCTAAAGCTTTTAAAGGCGCGGCTGTTTTCAGCGATTTTGTAGAATTTGAAAATATAGATGATTTAGGGCTTGAAGTTTATAAAAACGGAGAACTTATACAAAAAGCAGGTGTGGAGCTTATGATGTACAAGCCGGAATTTTTGTTTGAGGATATTGAGAGGATTTTTGGATTAAACGAGGGAGATATCGTAATGACAGGAACTCCTAAAGGTGTAGGAATTGTAAATGCAGGGGATGAGTTTGAAGGTAAGATATTGGAAGACGGCAAAGTGCTTGTTTCTAAAAAATGGACAGTTAAATAA
- a CDS encoding 7-carboxy-7-deazaguanine synthase QueE has protein sequence MRIENETKKNQGVPTKSSDFMGHIPISEIFYSIQGEGKYAGHPSVFVRVGGCNLKCPGFGEKGCDSYYAVDKSYKSEWKLMNVEEIKSEVSKYLNKNTHLVITGGEPTLFYKQLYPLVEWFKGQITIETNTTVDINFEKYPAYKKAAFAMSVKLSNSGEEYTKRVKKGIIASYVKNAPKSFFKFVIDRDLNDEIKEITGETNAAVYCMPLGADREELEKNAPFVFGFCLKHGYCYSDRIHIRLFGKKKGV, from the coding sequence TTGAGAATTGAGAACGAAACAAAAAAAAATCAAGGGGTCCCCACAAAATCGTCAGATTTTATGGGGCATATACCCATAAGCGAAATCTTCTATTCCATTCAGGGAGAAGGTAAATACGCAGGGCATCCGAGTGTTTTTGTAAGAGTCGGGGGATGTAACCTCAAATGTCCCGGATTTGGAGAAAAAGGGTGTGACAGTTACTATGCCGTTGATAAATCGTACAAAAGCGAATGGAAACTTATGAATGTGGAAGAAATAAAATCCGAAGTTTCCAAATATCTTAATAAAAATACTCATCTTGTAATAACCGGAGGCGAGCCTACACTTTTTTATAAACAGCTGTATCCGCTGGTAGAATGGTTTAAAGGGCAGATTACGATAGAAACAAACACTACGGTTGATATAAATTTTGAAAAATATCCGGCATATAAAAAAGCGGCGTTTGCCATGAGCGTAAAACTCTCAAACAGCGGTGAAGAATATACTAAAAGAGTGAAAAAGGGAATAATTGCGTCATATGTCAAAAACGCTCCGAAAAGTTTTTTTAAATTTGTAATTGACAGAGATTTGAACGATGAAATAAAAGAAATTACCGGTGAGACAAATGCAGCGGTTTACTGTATGCCTCTTGGTGCTGACAGGGAAGAACTTGAAAAAAACGCTCCATTTGTATTTGGGTTTTGCTTAAAACACGGGTATTGTTACAGCGACAGAATACATATAAGGCTTTTTGGCAAAAAAAAGGGTGTTTAA
- a CDS encoding 6-carboxytetrahydropterin synthase, whose amino-acid sequence MIIRKLFKFENAHIVRNCTSRRCSRSIHGHSYKVEVKLSSNYLDNGEMVYDFGLMKVTIKDLIDSFDHAITLWAKDDDEYIKYAKKFSERWIVLPVNPSAEQFSRVFFIIIDRVLNLMEFNNGEKEVKLHSITVHETDTGYAECFREDAYNFKGMGEIKFEDIIFSDRIKQEWNDSRLWDKLLKQEKLTPPKEI is encoded by the coding sequence GTGATAATAAGGAAACTTTTTAAATTCGAAAATGCCCATATAGTCAGAAACTGCACAAGCAGAAGATGCAGCCGTTCAATTCACGGGCACAGTTACAAAGTAGAGGTAAAGCTAAGTTCAAATTATCTCGATAATGGTGAAATGGTATACGATTTCGGGCTTATGAAGGTTACGATAAAAGATCTTATCGACAGTTTTGACCATGCGATTACATTATGGGCTAAAGATGATGATGAATATATAAAGTATGCCAAGAAGTTTAGCGAAAGATGGATTGTACTGCCTGTAAACCCGTCTGCCGAGCAGTTTAGCAGGGTGTTTTTTATAATAATTGACAGGGTTTTAAATTTGATGGAGTTTAATAACGGGGAAAAGGAAGTAAAACTTCACTCAATTACAGTGCATGAAACAGATACGGGATATGCCGAATGTTTCAGGGAAGATGCGTATAATTTTAAAGGAATGGGCGAAATAAAATTTGAAGATATTATTTTTAGTGATAGAATTAAACAAGAGTGGAACGATTCAAGGTTATGGGATAAACTTCTAAAACAAGAAAAACTTACTCCTCCAAAAGAAATTTAA
- a CDS encoding TIGR00703 family protein produces MITELRVIQLLNTLVFETLGQPEKEREFKIKSLKKWGFDLLFGKKDGEETFFAAADKKEGDKYTENDIEHEVIEVLKELPKNKKLFAKIEMIEGRAYLYVYLREDDIDTPVLHVPAGELLITFLKKHKFVHIIEALRNIGSAASLVKKHGDEGKPLPFEELPPVPRRFLRDAKKIEKEMGFGRIALAYFGENKSGDARYWMEWMVPTIALFDEKISEKIDKALAEFK; encoded by the coding sequence TTGATTACTGAACTTAGAGTGATCCAGCTTCTAAATACATTAGTGTTTGAAACATTGGGACAGCCTGAAAAAGAGAGGGAATTTAAGATTAAATCACTTAAAAAATGGGGATTTGATTTGCTTTTTGGAAAAAAAGACGGAGAAGAAACCTTTTTTGCCGCAGCCGATAAAAAAGAAGGTGACAAATATACCGAAAACGATATAGAACATGAAGTAATTGAAGTGCTAAAAGAACTTCCTAAAAACAAGAAACTGTTTGCAAAAATAGAAATGATTGAAGGCAGGGCATATTTATACGTATATTTAAGAGAAGATGATATTGATACGCCTGTACTTCACGTGCCGGCCGGAGAGCTTTTAATTACGTTTTTGAAAAAACACAAATTTGTACATATTATTGAAGCGTTAAGAAATATAGGAAGCGCCGCAAGTCTTGTAAAAAAACACGGTGATGAAGGTAAACCGCTTCCGTTTGAAGAACTGCCGCCGGTTCCGAGAAGATTTTTGAGAGATGCTAAAAAAATAGAAAAAGAGATGGGGTTCGGAAGAATCGCTCTTGCGTATTTCGGTGAGAATAAAAGCGGTGATGCGAGATACTGGATGGAATGGATGGTTCCGACAATTGCATTGTTTGATGAGAAAATCAGCGAAAAAATAGATAAAGCCCTGGCTGAATTCAAATAA
- a CDS encoding NifB/NifX family molybdenum-iron cluster-binding protein produces MSIKIAVPVEGENLVIVTRTGRAPYFAIYEFDGNEFKLVGLNENTHAGEHEHEHEHGHDHKEEHTADEVEHHHQHVKASKVDGCDYIVVRALGPNMKDALEMAGVKTIKVSKKDGNTAPEVLEKIKEELK; encoded by the coding sequence ATGTCTATAAAAATAGCAGTGCCTGTAGAAGGTGAAAATTTGGTAATAGTGACAAGAACAGGGAGAGCTCCGTATTTCGCAATATATGAATTTGACGGAAATGAATTTAAACTTGTAGGACTTAATGAAAACACTCATGCCGGTGAACACGAGCATGAGCACGAACACGGACACGATCACAAAGAAGAACATACGGCAGATGAGGTTGAACATCATCATCAGCATGTAAAAGCCAGTAAAGTGGACGGTTGTGATTACATCGTAGTAAGAGCACTCGGTCCAAATATGAAAGATGCTCTTGAAATGGCTGGTGTAAAAACTATAAAAGTCAGTAAAAAAGACGGAAATACAGCACCGGAAGTGCTTGAAAAAATCAAAGAGGAGTTAAAATGA
- a CDS encoding NifB/NifX family molybdenum-iron cluster-binding protein, protein MRVVIPTSTPDGLLAKRGAHFGKAPFYIIVDIEDGEIKEVSAVENPGHAGGACGNAVTNIQSLGTDALIVAGIGGRPLEGFKQVGIKVYFDNMSPTVEEAVDKFIKGEIEEIRPENACGAH, encoded by the coding sequence ATGAGAGTAGTGATTCCTACTTCAACTCCTGACGGACTTCTTGCAAAAAGAGGAGCGCATTTCGGGAAGGCTCCTTTTTATATTATTGTAGATATTGAAGACGGAGAAATAAAAGAAGTAAGCGCTGTGGAAAATCCGGGACATGCGGGAGGTGCCTGCGGTAACGCTGTAACTAATATTCAAAGTCTCGGAACAGACGCATTAATCGTAGCCGGAATAGGCGGCAGACCTCTTGAAGGATTTAAACAGGTTGGTATTAAAGTCTATTTTGACAATATGTCTCCTACCGTAGAAGAAGCGGTAGATAAATTTATAAAAGGCGAAATTGAAGAGATCAGACCTGAAAATGCGTGTGGAGCGCACTAA
- a CDS encoding arsenate reductase ArsC, producing MKKVLILCTGNSCRSIMAEGLINKYFPNIKAYSAGSKPSGRVNPNAKKVLIEENAWKDEYHSKSIQEIMNKSPFDLAITVCDNAAKECPVIPGTKTIHIPFEDPDGKDYEEFLKTKEEIKKRLFSALHTHFQV from the coding sequence ATGAAAAAAGTTTTAATATTATGTACCGGCAACAGCTGCCGTTCTATTATGGCGGAAGGATTAATAAACAAATATTTTCCAAATATTAAAGCATACAGTGCGGGCAGCAAGCCAAGCGGCAGGGTAAACCCGAACGCAAAAAAAGTATTAATTGAAGAAAACGCATGGAAAGACGAATATCATTCAAAAAGCATTCAGGAAATTATGAATAAGTCACCCTTTGATCTGGCAATAACAGTATGCGACAATGCCGCAAAAGAATGTCCTGTGATTCCAGGGACAAAAACAATACATATCCCGTTTGAAGACCCTGACGGAAAAGATTATGAAGAGTTTTTAAAAACAAAAGAAGAGATAAAAAAAAGACTTTTTAGTGCGCTCCACACGCATTTTCAGGTCTGA